A stretch of Gymnodinialimonas phycosphaerae DNA encodes these proteins:
- the rlmN gene encoding 23S rRNA (adenine(2503)-C(2))-methyltransferase RlmN gives MTATAPITQDVLTFPRKLPDGPINLIGLTRDGLRAALIEAGTPEKQAKMRTGQIWQWLYQKGVRDFAAMTNLSKDYRAMLAETFVADVPEVVSKQVSADGTRKYLVRIAGGHEVEVVYIPEVDRGTLCISSQVGCTLTCSFCHTGTQKLVRNLTAGEIIGQVMLARDDLDEWTAAGEGSDAKPRLVSNIVLMGMGEPLYNFDNVRDAMKIAMDPEGISLSRRRITLSTSGVVPEIAKTAEEIGCMLAVSFHATTDEVRDKLVPINKKWPIADLLDALRAYPKASNSERITFEYVMLKGVNDTDEDARRLVQLIKGIPAKINLIPFNEWPGTPYERSDWARIEAFADIVYKAGYASPIRTPRGEDIMAACGQLKSATERARKSRKQIEADAGL, from the coding sequence ATGACCGCCACCGCGCCAATCACGCAGGACGTCCTTACGTTCCCACGCAAACTGCCCGACGGGCCGATCAACCTGATCGGGCTGACCCGTGACGGTCTGCGCGCCGCCTTGATCGAGGCGGGTACCCCTGAGAAACAGGCAAAGATGCGGACCGGGCAGATTTGGCAGTGGCTGTATCAGAAGGGTGTGCGCGATTTCGCGGCGATGACGAACCTGTCCAAGGATTATCGCGCCATGCTGGCCGAGACGTTCGTGGCCGATGTGCCCGAGGTCGTATCCAAACAGGTCAGCGCCGATGGCACGCGCAAGTACCTTGTCCGCATCGCCGGTGGCCATGAGGTCGAGGTTGTCTACATCCCCGAGGTGGATCGCGGAACGCTGTGCATTTCCTCTCAGGTCGGGTGCACGCTCACATGCTCGTTCTGCCATACCGGTACGCAGAAGCTGGTGCGCAACCTGACCGCCGGAGAGATCATCGGCCAGGTCATGCTGGCCCGCGACGATCTGGATGAATGGACCGCCGCGGGCGAGGGCAGCGATGCCAAGCCGCGCCTGGTGTCCAACATCGTGCTGATGGGTATGGGTGAACCGCTGTACAATTTCGACAACGTGCGCGACGCGATGAAGATCGCGATGGACCCCGAGGGGATCAGCCTGTCGCGCCGTCGCATCACGCTTTCCACCTCGGGCGTTGTGCCCGAGATCGCCAAAACGGCCGAGGAAATCGGCTGCATGCTGGCGGTCAGTTTTCACGCCACCACCGATGAGGTGCGCGACAAGCTGGTGCCGATCAACAAGAAGTGGCCGATCGCAGACCTGTTGGATGCCCTGCGCGCCTATCCCAAGGCCAGCAACTCGGAACGGATCACGTTTGAATATGTGATGCTGAAAGGCGTGAACGATACGGATGAAGACGCACGACGTCTGGTGCAGTTGATCAAAGGCATTCCCGCCAAGATCAACCTGATTCCGTTCAACGAATGGCCCGGCACGCCCTACGAGCGTAGCGATTGGGCCCGGATCGAGGCGTTTGCCGATATCGTCTACAAGGCGGGCTATGCCTCGCCGATCCGTACCCCGCGGGGCGAGGACATCATGGCTGCTTGTGGTCAGCTGAAATCCGCGACCGAGCGCGCGCGCAAATCCCGCAAGCAGATCGAGGCCGACGCGGGGCTGTAG
- a CDS encoding L,D-transpeptidase family protein — MRFLFIALLTLAALTGCSRFIDYDGPEVTRVVVHKNDRIMLLMHNDEVLESYEVELGFAPEGHKLEEGDGRTPEGEYIIDRRNPNSQWYLSIGISYPNAEDVAQARARGVSPGGDIFIHGTPRPLRRGDDWTVGCIAVSNAEMRQIYAMVNNGTPITIYP, encoded by the coding sequence ATGCGGTTCCTTTTCATTGCGCTTCTTACCCTTGCTGCCCTTACCGGGTGTTCTCGGTTCATCGATTACGATGGGCCCGAGGTGACGCGGGTCGTTGTTCACAAGAACGACCGGATCATGCTGCTGATGCACAATGATGAAGTGCTGGAAAGCTACGAGGTCGAGCTTGGCTTCGCCCCCGAAGGCCACAAGCTGGAAGAAGGCGATGGTCGCACGCCCGAAGGCGAGTACATCATCGATCGGCGCAACCCCAACAGCCAATGGTATCTGTCCATTGGCATCAGCTACCCCAATGCAGAAGACGTCGCCCAAGCCCGCGCGCGAGGCGTCAGTCCGGGTGGCGATATTTTCATCCACGGCACCCCTCGCCCACTCCGGCGGGGCGACGACTGGACGGTGGGCTGCATCGCCGTGTCCAACGCCGAGATGCGTCAGATCTATGCGATGGTCAACAACGGCACACCGATCACGATCTATCCGTAA
- a CDS encoding SDR family oxidoreductase, which produces MKLLIFGYGFTSKALAHALPDTWQITATTRTPEKAALMQGAKPRLFPGDDLSRDIAEATHILISAGPDAAGDPVLAAYRDAFVSAKPDWVGYLSTTGVYGDHQGGWVTEETPLVPSTKRGEARVAAEGAWMDLHRNHGLPVHIFRLAGIYGPGRGPFSKVRNGTARRIIKEGQVFSRTHVDDIAQVLMASIARPNPGAAYNVCDDDPAPPQDVIAHAAKLLDLPIPEAIPFKDADMTPMGRSFYAESKRVDNTRIKEELGVNLLYPDYRSGLAALLSAEHDVYRSRCPDTSV; this is translated from the coding sequence ATGAAGCTTCTGATTTTCGGGTATGGGTTTACGTCCAAGGCGTTGGCGCACGCCCTGCCTGACACTTGGCAGATCACCGCCACGACCCGCACGCCTGAAAAGGCGGCCCTTATGCAAGGTGCCAAGCCGCGACTCTTTCCCGGTGATGACCTGAGCCGCGATATCGCAGAGGCCACGCATATCCTGATCTCTGCCGGGCCGGACGCCGCCGGTGACCCGGTGCTGGCCGCCTATCGCGATGCTTTCGTGTCGGCCAAGCCCGATTGGGTTGGCTACCTGTCGACGACGGGCGTCTACGGTGACCATCAAGGGGGATGGGTGACGGAAGAGACGCCGCTGGTCCCATCCACCAAACGCGGCGAAGCGCGGGTCGCGGCCGAGGGCGCTTGGATGGACCTGCACCGCAATCACGGGCTGCCGGTGCATATTTTTCGCCTCGCGGGGATCTATGGGCCGGGGCGCGGGCCCTTCTCCAAGGTGCGCAACGGCACAGCGCGGCGGATCATCAAGGAGGGGCAGGTTTTCAGCCGCACCCATGTCGATGATATCGCGCAGGTATTGATGGCCTCCATCGCCCGGCCCAACCCCGGCGCCGCCTACAACGTCTGCGATGATGACCCCGCACCGCCACAGGACGTCATCGCCCATGCAGCCAAGCTTCTTGACCTACCGATCCCCGAGGCGATCCCCTTCAAGGACGCCGACATGACCCCCATGGGGCGCAGTTTCTACGCCGAATCCAAACGCGTGGATAATACCCGCATCAAGGAGGAGTTGGGGGTGAACCTGCTCTACCCTGATTACCGCTCCGGACTTGCGGCGCTTCTTTCCGCCGAGCACGACGTGTATCGCTCGCGTTGCCCAGACACTTCGGTATAA